In the Deinococcus betulae genome, one interval contains:
- a CDS encoding Cof-type HAD-IIB family hydrolase has translation MLGLICIDVDGTLVGTGNIIREDVWAALQTARAQGVRLALCSGRPAFGNARAYAERIDGDGWHIFQNGASIVNVSSGHSLSEPFPSESLPGLLARAQQEDRLLEVYTDLDFAITKPGDYAERHARLLGVPYHPKALSDLSGDVVRVQWVVAREQEAAVTAAPYEGLSLHPAGSPVMPDAMFISVTRAGVGKGSAVAQVARAYGVPLDRVMMVGDGENDVTAMREVGHPVAMGNADAPARQAARHFVGHVDDGGLREAVELALTL, from the coding sequence ATGCTTGGCCTGATTTGCATTGACGTGGACGGCACCCTGGTGGGCACGGGGAACATCATCCGGGAAGACGTGTGGGCGGCGCTCCAGACAGCCCGCGCGCAGGGGGTGCGGCTGGCCCTGTGCAGCGGGCGCCCGGCTTTTGGCAACGCCCGCGCCTACGCCGAGCGGATAGACGGGGACGGCTGGCATATTTTTCAGAACGGGGCCAGCATCGTCAACGTGAGCAGCGGCCACAGCCTCTCCGAGCCGTTTCCATCAGAAAGCCTGCCGGGCCTGCTGGCGCGGGCGCAGCAGGAAGACCGGCTGCTGGAGGTCTACACCGACCTGGACTTTGCAATCACCAAACCCGGCGACTACGCCGAACGCCACGCGCGGCTGCTGGGGGTGCCGTATCACCCCAAAGCGCTCAGCGACCTGAGCGGCGACGTGGTGCGGGTGCAGTGGGTGGTGGCGCGTGAGCAAGAAGCCGCCGTGACCGCTGCGCCCTACGAGGGGCTGAGCCTGCACCCAGCCGGCAGCCCGGTAATGCCGGACGCCATGTTTATCTCGGTCACGCGGGCAGGGGTGGGCAAGGGCAGCGCGGTGGCCCAGGTGGCGCGGGCCTACGGGGTGCCGCTGGACCGCGTGATGATGGTGGGGGACGGCGAGAACGACGTGACTGCCATGCGCGAGGTGGGGCATCCGGTGGCCATGGGCAACGCCGACGCCCCGGCCCGGCAGGCAGCGCGGCACTTTGTCGGCCATGTGGACGACGGGGGTCTGCGCGAGGCTGTGGAGCTGGCGCTGACCCTGTGA
- a CDS encoding PhzF family phenazine biosynthesis isomerase, with translation MIAYSEVSAFTETPGHGNRAGVVLRAGELSRTDMQALAAQIGAPETVYVMRREGQILRVRYFTPTQEVDFCGHATVALGLTLAQAGEWDGTSVLYLDTLAGRVPLRLDSVVGVPQRVWMQQPAPSYRPLPRSIRTELAEALGIDARMVHRGLPMAAASTGLWSVFLPLLDSVILDGLEPDLPRIQALTEALGVVSLYAYAPMGVNRFAARDFAPAVGIPEDPVTGSAAGALMALLASQGRLPVRGERACGVVYQGHALGTPGEVEVELELQGERVTAVHVGGQATVEREGTWAPRPVVGR, from the coding sequence ATGATTGCCTATAGCGAGGTGAGTGCCTTCACCGAGACGCCAGGGCACGGCAACCGGGCGGGCGTGGTGCTGCGCGCCGGCGAACTGAGCCGCACAGACATGCAGGCCCTGGCGGCCCAGATCGGCGCGCCAGAGACGGTGTATGTCATGCGGCGCGAAGGGCAGATTCTGCGGGTGCGCTACTTTACGCCGACGCAAGAAGTAGATTTCTGCGGCCATGCCACCGTGGCCCTGGGCCTGACCCTGGCGCAGGCCGGCGAGTGGGACGGCACCTCTGTGCTGTACCTGGACACGCTGGCCGGGCGGGTGCCGCTGCGGCTGGACAGCGTGGTAGGGGTGCCGCAGCGGGTGTGGATGCAGCAACCGGCGCCCAGTTACCGCCCGCTGCCCCGCAGCATCCGCACTGAACTGGCCGAAGCCCTGGGCATTGACGCGCGCATGGTTCACCGGGGACTGCCGATGGCGGCGGCCAGCACGGGTCTCTGGAGTGTCTTTCTCCCGCTGCTCGACAGCGTGATTCTGGACGGCCTAGAGCCGGACCTGCCGCGGATTCAGGCCCTGACCGAGGCGCTGGGCGTGGTCAGCCTGTACGCCTACGCACCGATGGGCGTCAACCGTTTTGCGGCGCGGGACTTTGCCCCAGCCGTGGGCATTCCGGAAGACCCGGTGACTGGCAGCGCGGCCGGCGCTCTGATGGCGCTGCTGGCCAGCCAGGGCCGCCTGCCGGTGCGCGGCGAACGGGCCTGCGGCGTGGTGTATCAGGGGCACGCGCTGGGCACCCCCGGCGAGGTCGAAGTGGAACTGGAACTGCAGGGTGAGCGGGTCACAGCGGTGCATGTGGGCGGTCAGGCCACGGTGGAGCGCGAAGGCACCTGGGCACCCCGCCCGGTGGTGGGGCGGTAG
- a CDS encoding PRC and DUF2382 domain-containing protein produces MARLIPVSELVRDRSYDLGDTYDIVGRNAYAVDEKVGTVREALTDDGGQIRYLIVDVGGWFSAKEVMVPVGMARIEDDGVYLDNLTKDQVKGLSGYVAGQDYDYDAQVGDERILRGVDHAEHQTNAGEFIYRDEDTLFQTPQRLQLLEERLRVNKDRYVAGQVQIGKHVETRTENVTVGLEREEIVIERHVVTDARPVDGNVTLGAGTETIRVDLEAERADVSKQAYVTEEVEIGKRTVTEQQTVSETVGREVLDVDQSGQVAVQGAEGTTLRDDRNLGERTVDAVKDAVDPLDGKIDRR; encoded by the coding sequence ATGGCACGTTTGATTCCTGTTTCCGAGTTGGTGCGCGACCGTTCCTACGACCTGGGCGATACCTATGACATTGTGGGCCGCAACGCCTACGCGGTGGACGAGAAAGTGGGCACCGTGCGCGAGGCCCTGACCGACGACGGTGGCCAGATTCGTTACCTGATTGTGGACGTGGGCGGCTGGTTCTCGGCCAAAGAAGTCATGGTGCCCGTCGGCATGGCGCGTATCGAAGACGACGGCGTCTACCTGGATAATCTGACGAAAGATCAGGTCAAGGGGCTGTCCGGCTATGTCGCTGGTCAGGACTACGACTACGACGCCCAGGTGGGCGACGAGCGCATTCTGCGTGGTGTAGACCACGCTGAGCATCAGACCAACGCCGGCGAATTCATCTACCGCGATGAAGATACCCTGTTCCAGACGCCCCAGCGCCTGCAACTCCTTGAAGAACGCCTTCGAGTTAACAAGGACCGTTACGTCGCGGGTCAGGTGCAGATTGGGAAGCACGTCGAGACCCGCACCGAGAACGTCACGGTGGGTCTGGAGCGCGAAGAGATCGTCATCGAGCGTCATGTGGTGACGGATGCCCGGCCTGTGGACGGCAACGTGACCCTGGGCGCCGGCACCGAGACCATCCGGGTGGACCTGGAAGCCGAGCGTGCCGACGTGAGCAAGCAGGCCTACGTCACTGAAGAGGTCGAGATTGGCAAGCGCACCGTGACCGAGCAGCAGACCGTCAGCGAGACGGTGGGCCGCGAAGTGCTGGACGTAGACCAGTCCGGTCAGGTGGCGGTGCAGGGCGCCGAGGGCACCACGCTGCGCGATGACCGCAACCTGGGCGAGCGCACGGTGGACGCCGTGAAAGACGCCGTGGACCCCCTTGACGGCAAGATTGACCGCCGCTAA
- a CDS encoding DUF2382 domain-containing protein: protein MKEERKVSRALEGVLQLREERAEVRKIREATGQVMLRRERRVREETVRVELVSEVLVITAVEGAPTVQIGTRTLAPGESYEVLLSDERAVVDKVVAQTQEVRVFKDTFVREETVPLQLAYEELVVEEKTFLPDAST, encoded by the coding sequence ATGAAGGAAGAACGGAAGGTCAGCCGCGCCCTGGAAGGGGTGCTGCAACTGCGTGAAGAACGTGCCGAGGTCCGCAAGATTAGGGAGGCGACGGGGCAAGTGATGCTGCGCCGTGAACGCCGGGTCCGCGAGGAAACGGTGCGCGTGGAGCTTGTCTCCGAGGTTCTGGTGATTACCGCCGTAGAGGGTGCCCCCACCGTGCAAATCGGCACCCGCACCCTGGCTCCGGGCGAAAGTTATGAGGTGCTGCTCTCCGATGAACGCGCCGTAGTAGATAAGGTGGTAGCCCAGACGCAAGAAGTCCGGGTGTTCAAAGACACCTTCGTGCGCGAGGAGACGGTGCCCCTTCAACTGGCGTATGAAGAACTGGTAGTGGAGGAAAAGACCTTTCTTCCAGATGCCAGCACCTGA
- the asnS gene encoding asparagine--tRNA ligase has translation MSLFSTIHDLKQHVGQTVSLHAWLTDKSGKGKIQFLKLRDGSGFVQATVFKGDVTEDVFEAAKRLTQEQAVTVTGEVRADERAPGGVELSVRGLSPISENHAEYPITPKEHGIEFLMDHRHIWLRHRRPWAIMRVRDCVQRSIVDFFHGEGFIRFDAPFFTPNAAEGTTELFEIDLFGEDKAYLSQTGQLHAEAGAFAFGKVYTFGPTFRAEKSKTRRHLLEFWMIEPEVVPSNHTENMALQERFVSFLVRRVLEQCPEELALLGRDVGKLAGAAEGIYPRVTYTEALEIIRQHIESGDLPDNVQADVQPVDWGDDLGAPHETILGHHFDRPVIIERYPAAIKAFYMQPDPEDPRVALCDDMIAPEGYGEIIGGSERIHDYELLKSRIKHEGLPLEAFEWYLDLRRTGSMPHAGFGMGLERVIAWITGIDHIREAIPFPRMLTRMRP, from the coding sequence ATGAGCCTGTTTTCGACCATCCATGACCTCAAGCAGCATGTGGGGCAAACCGTTTCCCTCCACGCCTGGCTGACTGACAAAAGCGGCAAGGGCAAGATTCAGTTTCTGAAGCTGCGCGACGGCAGCGGCTTTGTGCAGGCCACCGTCTTTAAAGGCGACGTGACCGAGGACGTTTTCGAAGCGGCCAAGCGGCTGACCCAGGAACAGGCTGTGACTGTGACCGGCGAGGTGCGGGCTGATGAGCGCGCGCCGGGCGGCGTGGAGCTAAGCGTGCGTGGCCTCTCCCCCATCAGCGAGAACCACGCCGAGTATCCCATCACGCCCAAGGAACACGGCATCGAGTTTCTGATGGACCACCGCCACATCTGGCTGCGTCACCGCCGCCCCTGGGCGATTATGCGCGTGCGCGACTGCGTGCAGCGGTCCATCGTGGATTTCTTTCACGGGGAAGGGTTTATCCGCTTTGACGCGCCCTTTTTCACGCCCAATGCCGCTGAAGGCACCACCGAGCTGTTCGAGATTGACCTGTTCGGCGAGGACAAGGCGTACCTGAGCCAGACGGGCCAGCTGCACGCCGAGGCCGGCGCCTTTGCCTTTGGCAAGGTGTATACCTTTGGCCCCACCTTCCGCGCGGAAAAGAGCAAAACGCGGCGCCACCTGCTGGAATTCTGGATGATCGAGCCGGAGGTGGTCCCCAGCAATCACACCGAGAACATGGCTTTGCAAGAGCGCTTTGTCAGTTTTCTGGTGCGCCGCGTCCTGGAACAGTGCCCTGAGGAGCTGGCGCTGCTGGGCCGCGACGTGGGCAAGCTGGCCGGGGCTGCTGAGGGCATTTACCCGCGCGTGACCTACACCGAGGCGCTGGAGATTATTCGGCAGCACATCGAGAGTGGTGACCTGCCCGACAACGTGCAGGCCGACGTGCAGCCGGTGGACTGGGGAGACGACCTGGGCGCCCCGCACGAAACGATTCTGGGTCACCACTTTGACCGCCCCGTGATCATTGAACGCTACCCGGCGGCCATTAAGGCCTTTTACATGCAGCCTGACCCCGAAGACCCCCGCGTGGCCCTGTGCGACGACATGATTGCCCCCGAAGGCTACGGCGAGATTATTGGCGGCTCCGAGCGCATTCACGACTATGAGCTGCTCAAGTCCCGAATCAAGCACGAAGGCCTGCCGCTCGAAGCCTTCGAGTGGTATCTGGACCTACGCCGCACGGGCTCCATGCCCCACGCCGGCTTTGGTATGGGCCTGGAACGGGTGATTGCCTGGATCACCGGCATTGACCACATCCGCGAGGCCATTCCCTTTCCGCGGATGCTCACCCGCATGCGCCCTTAA
- the tpiA gene encoding triose-phosphate isomerase, with protein sequence MHNLLALNWKMNKTPTEARAWAQELGEKLEGGAAELAVLAPAVALSALAANLPAGVAFGGQDVSAHESGAYTGEVSAAMLKDLGATYVIVGHSERREYHGETDAVVAAKAKQAQANGLIPIVCVGEGLAVREQGKQVAYTLAQLNGSLAGVGPEVVIAYEPVWAIGTGKTATAEDAEELAAAIREALLTRYGSDADELRVLYGGSVKPDNIASICAKPNVNGALVGGASLKVPDVLGMSDALK encoded by the coding sequence ATGCACAACCTGCTCGCACTGAACTGGAAAATGAACAAGACCCCCACCGAGGCCCGCGCCTGGGCGCAGGAACTGGGCGAGAAGCTGGAGGGCGGCGCGGCCGAACTGGCCGTCCTGGCCCCGGCGGTGGCCTTAAGCGCCCTGGCCGCCAACCTGCCTGCGGGGGTGGCCTTTGGTGGACAGGACGTGTCGGCCCACGAGAGCGGGGCATACACCGGTGAGGTCAGCGCCGCCATGCTCAAGGACCTGGGCGCCACCTACGTCATCGTAGGCCACAGCGAGCGCCGCGAGTACCACGGCGAAACAGACGCGGTGGTGGCGGCCAAGGCCAAACAGGCCCAGGCCAACGGCCTGATTCCGATTGTCTGCGTGGGCGAGGGCCTGGCTGTACGCGAGCAGGGCAAACAGGTAGCCTATACCCTGGCGCAGCTGAACGGCAGCCTGGCTGGCGTGGGCCCAGAAGTGGTGATTGCCTACGAACCCGTGTGGGCGATTGGCACCGGCAAGACGGCCACCGCCGAGGACGCCGAGGAACTGGCCGCCGCCATCCGCGAAGCCCTGCTGACGCGCTACGGCAGCGACGCAGATGAACTCCGGGTGCTGTACGGAGGCAGCGTTAAGCCGGACAACATCGCCAGCATTTGCGCCAAGCCGAATGTAAATGGCGCGCTGGTGGGCGGCGCCAGCCTCAAAGTCCCGGATGTTCTGGGCATGAGCGACGCCTTGAAGTAA
- a CDS encoding GNAT family N-acetyltransferase, which produces MTAQATQLIHRSQRQFTEAFAHQLVAHLNRLRQETHPDDPPVNPEHVWGQMQHLPPLLELDLWTVEDSSGIHAHARTQLMNTEDNQHLADLELMVAPDWRGRGVGGSLLRHAAQAMQARGRSLLLARTTDRVPAGEAFAAHCGFTPGLANHENQLLLSDLPGGLLERWTTRPADGYTLEVWEGEVPEADLAAYAALLSVMNSAPRGDLKAEDTTVSAQEVRELEGLSRAGGRVSLTAVVRAPDGTLAGLNDLSWRASQPGIVSQGNTGVLAAHRGHGLGRWLKAANVAHLRRLSPQAREIRTQNADSNSAMLKINTEMGFRPFMATTIWQGEIDTILSRLPRED; this is translated from the coding sequence ATGACGGCACAGGCCACGCAGCTGATCCACCGGTCCCAGCGTCAATTCACAGAGGCCTTTGCCCACCAACTGGTCGCGCACCTGAACCGCCTGCGCCAGGAAACGCACCCCGACGACCCACCCGTCAACCCTGAGCATGTCTGGGGCCAGATGCAGCACCTGCCACCCCTCCTGGAACTGGACCTCTGGACGGTGGAGGACAGCAGCGGCATTCACGCCCACGCGCGCACACAGCTGATGAACACAGAGGACAACCAGCATCTGGCCGACCTGGAACTGATGGTGGCCCCGGATTGGCGCGGGCGCGGAGTGGGCGGGTCGCTGCTGCGCCACGCGGCGCAGGCCATGCAGGCGCGCGGCCGGTCCCTGCTGCTGGCCCGCACCACCGACCGCGTGCCGGCGGGCGAGGCCTTCGCGGCGCACTGTGGGTTTACACCGGGCCTGGCCAATCACGAAAACCAGCTGCTGCTCTCTGATCTGCCGGGCGGCCTGCTGGAGCGCTGGACCACCCGCCCAGCGGACGGCTACACCCTGGAAGTCTGGGAAGGTGAGGTGCCCGAAGCGGACCTGGCCGCCTACGCGGCGCTCCTCAGCGTGATGAACAGCGCCCCACGGGGTGACCTGAAGGCCGAAGACACCACCGTGTCGGCGCAGGAGGTCCGCGAACTGGAAGGCCTGAGCCGCGCCGGTGGGCGGGTCAGCTTGACCGCAGTGGTACGTGCCCCCGACGGCACGCTGGCCGGCCTGAACGACCTGTCGTGGCGGGCGTCGCAACCGGGCATCGTGAGCCAGGGCAATACAGGGGTGCTGGCCGCCCACCGGGGCCACGGCCTGGGCCGCTGGCTCAAGGCCGCGAACGTTGCCCACCTGCGGCGCCTCAGCCCACAGGCCAGGGAAATTCGCACGCAGAACGCCGATAGCAACAGCGCCATGCTCAAAATCAACACCGAGATGGGCTTCCGGCCTTTTATGGCGACCACCATCTGGCAGGGCGAGATTGACACCATTCTTTCGCGCCTGCCCAGGGAGGACTGA
- a CDS encoding phosphoglycerate kinase, whose product MQNLKTLDVRGKRVLVRVDYNVPVKDGAVQDTTRVTASLPTLRALLDAGARNVILLSHFGRPKNGPEDKYSLKPVAPVLQEALGRDVTFISGTADSSETLAAVQALPEGAVALLDNVRFSAGEEQNDAGLNERLARLGDAFVLDAFGSAHRAHSSVSGVAGLLPHAAGHLLQTEVDALGRVLSGQERPYVVIIGGAKVSDKIKVIETLLPKVDRMLIGGGMMFTFLKARGGQIGASLVEEDQVEYARNLLDTYGDKLMLPTDAVAADRFAADAQTQVVPAGAIPDGWMGLDIGPQTQAAYAEALKGAKMVFWNGPMGVFEFEAFAAGTNAVAAAVGSLKDQAYTVVGGGDSVSAINKSGRADQIDHISTGGGASLELLEGKVLPGVEAMG is encoded by the coding sequence GTGCAAAACCTGAAAACCCTAGATGTTCGTGGCAAGCGCGTGCTGGTGCGCGTGGATTACAATGTGCCAGTCAAAGACGGCGCCGTGCAGGACACGACGCGCGTGACGGCCAGCCTGCCCACCCTGCGCGCGCTGCTGGACGCGGGCGCGCGCAATGTCATTCTGCTCAGCCACTTTGGCCGGCCCAAGAACGGCCCGGAAGACAAGTATTCCCTGAAGCCGGTGGCGCCCGTCTTGCAAGAGGCGCTGGGCCGCGACGTCACGTTCATTTCCGGCACCGCTGACAGCAGCGAGACGCTGGCCGCCGTGCAGGCGCTGCCTGAGGGCGCCGTGGCGCTGCTGGACAACGTGCGCTTCAGTGCCGGCGAGGAACAGAACGACGCGGGGCTGAATGAACGTCTGGCCCGGCTGGGCGACGCCTTTGTGCTGGACGCCTTTGGCAGCGCGCACCGCGCCCACAGCAGCGTCAGTGGGGTCGCGGGCCTGCTGCCCCACGCGGCGGGGCACCTGCTGCAAACCGAGGTGGACGCGCTGGGCCGGGTGCTGTCGGGCCAGGAGCGCCCCTACGTGGTCATCATCGGCGGGGCCAAGGTCAGCGACAAAATCAAGGTGATTGAAACCCTGCTGCCCAAGGTGGACCGCATGCTGATTGGCGGCGGCATGATGTTCACGTTCCTCAAAGCGCGCGGCGGGCAGATTGGGGCCAGCCTCGTGGAAGAGGATCAGGTGGAGTACGCCCGCAACCTGCTGGATACCTACGGCGACAAGTTGATGCTGCCCACCGACGCGGTGGCCGCCGACCGCTTTGCTGCTGACGCCCAGACGCAGGTGGTGCCCGCCGGGGCCATTCCAGACGGCTGGATGGGCCTGGATATCGGGCCGCAGACGCAGGCCGCCTATGCCGAGGCCCTGAAAGGCGCGAAAATGGTGTTCTGGAACGGCCCGATGGGCGTCTTCGAGTTCGAGGCCTTTGCTGCGGGCACGAATGCAGTGGCGGCGGCTGTGGGCAGCCTCAAAGACCAGGCCTACACGGTGGTGGGCGGCGGCGATTCGGTCAGCGCCATTAACAAGAGCGGCCGGGCTGACCAGATTGACCACATTTCCACGGGCGGCGGCGCCAGCCTGGAACTGCTGGAAGGCAAGGTGCTGCCCGGCGTCGAGGCGATGGGTTAG
- the gap gene encoding type I glyceraldehyde-3-phosphate dehydrogenase, whose amino-acid sequence MKVGINGFGRIGRLVFRVLEARGVEVVAINDLTDNKTLATLLKYDSTAGKFDGTVEYDEESLTVNGKKIHALAERDPANIKWGELGVDIVIESTGIFTSREGASKHIEGGAKKVIITAPAKNEDISLVLGVNEGDYDASKHNIISNASCTTNSLGAPMKLLDEAFGIEKAIMTTVHSYTNDQRVLDLPHSDLRRARAAAVNIIPTSTGAAKAVSQVYPALKGKFDGTSLRVPTPTGSISDVVVILKRDVTVQEVNDVFKKAAEGSHKGIISYTEDPIVLADIVGDPHSAIIDGGLTMAMGSLVKFFSWYDNEWGYSNRIADLVELVQQKG is encoded by the coding sequence ATGAAAGTAGGGATTAACGGTTTCGGCCGCATTGGCCGTCTGGTGTTTCGTGTCCTGGAAGCGCGCGGCGTCGAAGTGGTGGCCATCAACGACCTGACCGACAACAAAACGCTCGCCACCCTCCTGAAGTACGACAGCACCGCCGGCAAGTTTGACGGCACCGTCGAGTACGACGAAGAGAGCCTGACCGTGAACGGCAAGAAGATTCACGCGCTGGCCGAGCGTGACCCGGCCAACATCAAGTGGGGCGAGCTGGGCGTGGACATCGTCATTGAGTCCACCGGCATCTTTACCAGCCGCGAGGGCGCCAGCAAGCACATTGAGGGCGGCGCCAAGAAGGTCATCATCACGGCGCCCGCCAAGAACGAGGACATCAGCCTGGTGCTGGGCGTGAACGAGGGCGACTACGACGCCAGCAAGCACAACATCATCTCCAACGCCAGCTGCACCACCAACAGCCTGGGCGCCCCCATGAAGCTGCTGGACGAGGCCTTTGGCATCGAAAAGGCCATCATGACCACGGTGCACAGCTACACGAACGACCAGCGCGTGCTGGACCTGCCGCACAGCGACCTGCGCCGCGCGCGCGCCGCCGCCGTGAACATCATCCCCACCTCCACGGGCGCCGCCAAGGCCGTGTCGCAGGTGTACCCCGCGCTGAAGGGCAAGTTTGACGGCACCAGCCTGCGCGTGCCCACCCCCACCGGCTCGATCAGCGACGTGGTGGTCATTCTGAAGCGCGACGTGACTGTTCAGGAAGTCAACGACGTGTTCAAGAAGGCCGCCGAGGGCAGCCACAAGGGCATCATCTCCTACACCGAAGACCCCATCGTGCTGGCCGACATTGTGGGCGACCCCCACAGCGCCATCATTGACGGCGGCCTGACGATGGCGATGGGCAGCCTGGTGAAGTTCTTCAGCTGGTACGACAACGAGTGGGGCTACAGCAACCGCATCGCCGACCTAGTGGAACTCGTTCAGCAAAAAGGCTGA
- a CDS encoding TetR/AcrR family transcriptional regulator produces the protein MNVPTSGKRVALLRQGLDLVTVHGFAGVSLGMLAEHTGRSKSGLFAHFGSKEDLQLGLLDQTSREFEAAVLEGALREAPGLPRLERAARLWLGWPARAGLTGGCPVAAGLFELDDQPGPLRDRLLNTEREWRALLATWTREAVTLGQLRPDLDPEQFVWELCGLYLAHHVSRRFVQDEAADERAERALSALLARSRPAG, from the coding sequence ATGAATGTCCCTACATCTGGCAAAAGGGTGGCGCTGCTGCGGCAGGGGTTGGACCTGGTGACGGTCCACGGCTTTGCCGGGGTGAGCCTGGGCATGCTGGCCGAACACACAGGCCGGTCTAAAAGTGGGCTGTTCGCGCACTTTGGTTCCAAGGAGGACCTGCAACTGGGACTTCTGGACCAGACCTCGCGCGAGTTCGAGGCGGCGGTGCTGGAGGGGGCGCTGCGGGAAGCGCCGGGCCTCCCCCGGCTCGAACGGGCGGCGCGGCTCTGGCTGGGCTGGCCGGCCCGCGCGGGCCTGACCGGCGGCTGTCCGGTGGCGGCCGGCCTCTTTGAACTGGATGACCAGCCGGGGCCGCTGCGAGACCGGCTGCTGAACACCGAGCGCGAGTGGCGCGCGCTGCTGGCCACCTGGACGCGCGAAGCGGTGACACTGGGGCAGTTACGCCCTGACCTGGACCCCGAGCAGTTTGTCTGGGAACTGTGCGGCCTCTACCTCGCGCATCATGTGTCGCGCCGCTTTGTTCAGGACGAGGCGGCGGATGAGCGGGCCGAGCGGGCGCTGAGCGCTTTGCTGGCGCGTTCACGGCCAGCAGGGTAG
- a CDS encoding DUF6010 family protein has protein sequence MVWTELLMSKVQLLGPLDWLAPVLIGLLYISLSSLLREPARQKFSAVMIAGAGAAYLNGGFGAWELAFTALVTVCAYRGLTSYAFIGAGWLLHTGWDVLHYLYGNPIVPFSATSSFGCAVCDPIIAAWCFAGGPSVFGGLRRRVGAHRP, from the coding sequence ATGGTCTGGACCGAACTGCTGATGTCCAAAGTGCAGCTGCTGGGGCCCCTTGACTGGCTGGCCCCGGTGCTGATTGGGCTGCTGTACATCTCGCTGTCCTCGCTGCTCAGGGAACCGGCGCGGCAGAAGTTCAGCGCGGTCATGATTGCTGGCGCGGGGGCGGCCTACCTGAATGGCGGCTTTGGCGCCTGGGAGTTGGCCTTTACAGCGCTGGTCACGGTCTGCGCGTACCGGGGGCTGACCAGTTACGCCTTTATCGGCGCCGGCTGGCTGCTTCACACTGGCTGGGACGTGCTGCATTACCTGTACGGCAACCCTATCGTGCCGTTTTCGGCCACCTCGTCGTTTGGCTGTGCCGTCTGCGACCCCATCATCGCGGCGTGGTGCTTTGCCGGAGGACCATCCGTGTTCGGGGGGCTGCGCCGCCGTGTTGGTGCCCACCGGCCCTAG
- a CDS encoding YceI family protein, translating to MKRLWAAGTAAVLMAGEAQGAAYRAADGQASFTHTVRLIPVRGNIAGVTASVELDPANLAATTGSVKVPVSGLKTGIGLRDTHAKGENALNAAKFPNATFALEKLTGGKLAEGQTLSTTATGKLTVKGTTKTISVPVKATLQGGKVNVSTQFKFNPYDYDVRYPGSSDSVTVDVSFTLTKG from the coding sequence ATGAAACGACTCTGGGCGGCAGGCACGGCGGCAGTTCTGATGGCGGGCGAGGCCCAGGGAGCGGCTTACCGGGCAGCCGACGGTCAGGCCAGTTTCACCCATACGGTGCGCCTGATTCCGGTGCGCGGCAACATCGCCGGAGTGACGGCCAGCGTGGAGCTGGACCCGGCGAATCTGGCGGCCACGACCGGCTCGGTGAAGGTGCCAGTCTCGGGCTTGAAAACGGGTATCGGCCTTCGTGACACCCATGCCAAGGGCGAGAACGCCCTGAACGCTGCCAAGTTTCCTAACGCCACCTTTGCCCTGGAAAAACTAACCGGCGGCAAGCTGGCCGAAGGGCAGACGCTGTCCACGACCGCCACCGGAAAATTGACGGTCAAGGGGACCACTAAGACCATCAGCGTGCCGGTCAAGGCCACCTTGCAGGGCGGCAAGGTGAATGTCAGCACCCAGTTCAAGTTCAATCCCTACGACTATGACGTGCGCTACCCCGGCAGCAGCGACTCGGTGACGGTGGACGTGTCCTTCACCCTGACCAAAGGCTGA